The nucleotide sequence CGGCAGGAGGGCTCGCCGTCCGGACCGGCCGAGAAGCGCGGGAAGCGGGGCGGCGGCCGGCGCCCGTAATCCTCCTCGAAGCCCGGGCCGCGGCCCGGCCCGAGATCCGGGCGCGGGCCGTAGGGCCCGTCGAAATCGGCCGCCTGGGCGGCGGTGCCGGCCAGCACCAGGGCGAGTAGCCCGAGGGTGCGGAGGCGAGGCGAGGGGAGGCGCGACATGGACATCCTCTGATGCCGCGTGGCCGGCGAGGCGCCGGGCCATCGGTGAGGATTGTGTCGCATGCGGCGCCTGAACGGTCCGGGAGCGGTCCCGTTCGGCGCCGTTCAGGCGCCGGGATCCGCGACCCGGCCTACCGGTCGCTCGGGGCCGCCGCCGGGTCGCCGTCCGCGAAGGAGCCGCCCGCGCTGAACAGCTTGCGCAGGAAGCCCGGCGCCACGGCCGAGAGCGGGTTCACGCTGACCTCGGGCGCGGCGAGCCGCCCCTGCACCCGGAAGTTGACCGCGAACAGGCCTTCGTTGTGGCCGCCCGCCAGCAACGGCCCGAACAGCGGCACCTGCGCCACCACGTTGTTCAGCCCGTAGAGCGGCACGAAGGTGCCGTTGATGTCCGTGCGCTCGCGCCCCGTGTCGAGATAGCCCGAGAGGGTGAAGCCGAGCGCCGCGTTCGAGATCGCCGCGTCCGAGAAATCGACCCGGCTGCCCGAGCGCACGAAGTTCGCCCGCATCCGGTCGAAGGTCACCTCGGCCGCCTGCTGGATTGCGGGCCGGCGCCGGCCGCGGGCGTCCACGCTCTCCGGGATGTCCGGACCGCGGGCCATGATGCTCGACAGGGCCGGCTCGTTGCGCAGCGTGAAGCTGCGGATCTGCACCACGCCCGCCTGCGGCCCGTCGTTCAGGTTGATCCCGGCGCTGAGCTTGCCGCCGAACATCCGGCGGTAGATGTCCACGAAGCGCAGGGTGGCTCCCGCGTCGGCCGTCTCGACCGAGAGCGTCGGCACGCCGCGATCCCCCTTGGTCACGCTCGCCGCGAAGGGCGCGGAGCGGAACCGGCCCGCGATGGTCGCCGCGCGCAGGTCCTTGCCCCGGAGCGAGAGTTTGAGGCTCGCGTTGGTCAGCGCCTCCTCGTTGTGGCCTGTCAGGATGCCGAGCGCGATGTCGGCGTCGATGTCCTTCGGGGCGGCGTCGCGCCCGCCCTTCTGGTCCGGCCCGGTCAGCGACTTGAGGAAGGGACGCGCGTCGGCGACCGCCCCCCGCACGGTCACGCGGTAGCCGGATCCGTTCCGGTCGACCACGACTCGCATGTCGTCGCCGGGCGAGAGCTTCACCCCGGTGAGCTCGGCCCGCTCCAGTCCCCCGTCGCCGAGGCTCGCGCTGCCGCGGGCGGAGGCCGTGCCGGCGTCGAGCACGATGTCGCGCAGATCCGCTCCGCCCTGGGTATCGAGGAGGCTGAAACTGAGCCGCCCGGCCTTGCCGGCGGCCTTGGTGAAGCCCGGCAGCAGCCCGTCGATGCCCGCACGAGTCAGATCGGCCTCGACGCGCACAGGCGCCTTGCCGGCGCGCCCGAGCGGCACCACCGCCCGCACGGGAACCGTGCCGCTGAGCTGCGGCGCAGTCGGCAGGCCCTTCTTCGCCCGTACCGCCTCGTCGAGGGCGAGGCCCACCTGCACCTCGCCGCCCCCGCCCGTGCGGGGCTGGCGCAGGTCGACGGTGATCGGCGCGCCGAGCATCCGCGCGTCGCCCTTCAGGCTGAACCCGTCGCGGCCGTAGGCGACGGCGAAGCGGCCGGATTCGAGCCGGTCCTTGCCCACCACCTTGTCGACCGAGAGGTCGGAGAGGGTGCCGGAGATCGCGACCGGCAGGTCGGCCAAGTCGGGGATGTGCTTGAGGTTCAGCGGGAAGCCGATCTGCAGGTCGGCCGTGCCTTTGACCGTGGCAGGGTCGAGATCGGCGCCCGACAGGCTTTTGAACATCTTGGTCTGGAGCAGGGCGGCGAGCGCGTCGGCGCTGCCGCCGAGCCGTAGGCCGATCTGCGCCACCACCGTGTCGGGGGTGATCTCCGGGATCACGAAGCTGCCCTCCGAGATCCCGAGCGCGCGGCCGTCTGCCATGCGCAGATCCGCGGTGACGTCGCGGATGCGCGTCGTGCGGCCGGTGATCGTGCCGGCCACGCGCCCCCGCGTCAGGGGCGGCGCGTCGGGGGAGACTTCGAGCGTCGATTCCGAGACCCGGAAGTCGATATGCACCGCGTTGTCGGGCATCGGCTCGCCGCGGGTCGCGGCGGCGAGTTCCGCCCCCGACATGTCGACCCGGATGTCGACGCTGTCGATGCGCCCGCCGCGCAGCGCGTCCACGAGGTAGTTGCGCGCGCCCGGCGCGATGTTCTCGGGCCAGAGCCGCAGGGCCGTGCGCGCCTCGCTGTCGCTCGCCAGGATGTGGAGCGTCAGCCCGTCGTCGTCGGCGCTGGTGCCGAGCGTGCCGCCGAGCTGGCCCTTCAC is from Methylobacterium radiodurans and encodes:
- a CDS encoding DUF3971 domain-containing protein, translated to MAETPEGSTPPRAGRRWGLACGLSALGLVLLVGLAGGLVWLRLAAGPISLDAFSGRVAAAVAERIGPGWRIDLKDSSLELDAEHSLALRIAGLDIRNPQGALVVRAPLAVVSLDSWALLRLAVQPRSIEFRDVQMTALVHHDGSIAFASPDAGQASTPQTLPSVDTARGTVSPLSAGIASIFGVVLDPAGVVGALDRARVTNARLTLVGEDGQAKAVFERVNGLFGRDATQDARLFELRIDGPHGQWRFGGTLREAADGRRTGVITLDDLPVTDLLLLSGQSKLPVTTDLKLSARADAALLNGRIETMQLGLRTGDGSLLIEEKDFNPVTVESLTAQASWDETARAMTLASLDYRGAGNTVRLSGLWQASPAGADTAWTATLSGRDGILRGAAPKDPAVAIAALDARLSGRAGGVSIDALTLAGPGVKGQLGGTLGTSADDDGLTLHILASDSEARTALRLWPENIAPGARNYLVDALRGGRIDSVDIRVDMSGAELAAATRGEPMPDNAVHIDFRVSESTLEVSPDAPPLTRGRVAGTITGRTTRIRDVTADLRMADGRALGISEGSFVIPEITPDTVVAQIGLRLGGSADALAALLQTKMFKSLSGADLDPATVKGTADLQIGFPLNLKHIPDLADLPVAISGTLSDLSVDKVVGKDRLESGRFAVAYGRDGFSLKGDARMLGAPITVDLRQPRTGGGGEVQVGLALDEAVRAKKGLPTAPQLSGTVPVRAVVPLGRAGKAPVRVEADLTRAGIDGLLPGFTKAAGKAGRLSFSLLDTQGGADLRDIVLDAGTASARGSASLGDGGLERAELTGVKLSPGDDMRVVVDRNGSGYRVTVRGAVADARPFLKSLTGPDQKGGRDAAPKDIDADIALGILTGHNEEALTNASLKLSLRGKDLRAATIAGRFRSAPFAASVTKGDRGVPTLSVETADAGATLRFVDIYRRMFGGKLSAGINLNDGPQAGVVQIRSFTLRNEPALSSIMARGPDIPESVDARGRRRPAIQQAAEVTFDRMRANFVRSGSRVDFSDAAISNAALGFTLSGYLDTGRERTDINGTFVPLYGLNNVVAQVPLFGPLLAGGHNEGLFAVNFRVQGRLAAPEVSVNPLSAVAPGFLRKLFSAGGSFADGDPAAAPSDR